GAAAAACGACACTTTGTAATGCTCTGAGAAGATTTGTGCCAGATTTTTACAAGGGAGAAGTGACTGGAGAAATTGTAGTTGATGGGAAAAATTTGAAAGATTTTAGTCCAAAAGAACTTGTGACAAAAATTGGTTTTGTGTTTCAAAATCCATTTACACAAATTAGCGGAGTAAAAGATACAGTTTTTGAAGAAATTGCTTATGGTTTGGAAAATCTTGCAGTTGAAAAGGAAAAAATAATAAAAAGAGTAAATGAAACATTAAAATTACTTGAGATAGAGCATTTGAAGGATAAAAATCCGCAAGAGATGTCTGGAGGACAAAAACAGCGTGTTGCATTAGCTTCAATCATTGTGATGGATCCTGAAATATTAGTAATTGATGAACCTACTTCACAGCTTGATCCAAAAGGAACGCAGGATATTTTCAAAATAATAAATATTATGGCTAAAAAAGGGAAAACGATAATTTTAGTGGAGCATAAATTGGAATTGATTGCAGAATATGCCGAAAAAATTTTAGTTTTGGATGAAGGAAAAATAATTTTGAGCGGAAAAGCTAGTGAAGTTTTAAATAATAAAAGTTTATTGGAAAAGGGAATTGGAATGACACAGTATTCGATGCTTGCTTATAAACTTGAAAAGGCAGGAAAAGCAAAGTTTGAAGAAATTCCCATAACCAAGGAAAAGACAGTGGAATTATTGAAAAAATAAAGTAATAAAAAATAAAACAGGAATTTATAAATTTCCAAAAGATTTAGATGCAAAAATAGCTATTAATGTTGTGATAGAATATTTGGAGAAAAGAGATTTTATAGAAAAAGTAAATTTTGTATGTTTTGAAAATGAAAATTTTAAGATTTATCAAAAATTACTGGAAGAGAAAGGGATTTTATGAAAGAAGGGAAACTGAAAAAAATTATAAAAATAGACTGGACAATATTTTATTCCAAACCGAGAATACAAATTTTAGGAATTTTAATATTTTTGGATATAATGTTGCTTTTCACAGTTAAAAAAGAAATAGAAAAAGGATTTAGCGTATCTTCTGTTTCGACTTCAATAGTCTTATTTATATTATTTATCTTGTTAAATGGATTATTTATTTTTTATTATAAAAATAAATTTCCTAATATAGAATTTTATGATGATTATTTTATTTTCAAAAAAGAGAAAGTGTATTATGAAAATTTAAAATATTTTTTCTTTAAGGATAATAGAGTATTTCAAATGAAGAAGTTTTCTAAAATTTTGTATAAACCTGATGGTGGTAATTGGAAAAAGATAGATGGAAGCGGGTATGATTATGACTTATTTTCAGTATTTCAAAAATGTTTTTTAGAAAAAAATTTTTCAAAAGCAGTAGAAAATATTGAAAATGGCGGAGTTGAGATTTTTCCATTTCAAAATCAAGGTTTTGTGAAAAATAAATTTTTATTTTCAAGTGAAGAAGGATTACAGGAATTGACTCAGATTTTTGAAAGTTCTCCTAAAATACAAGTATCGAATAAGTCTGTAACATTTGATAATGAGATTTATGATTGGGAAAATTATAATATTGAATTTGAAATTGGCACAATTACAGTAAGTGATTTGAAAAAGAATACGATTCTTGAAATTGAAGCTAAAAATACAGTGATTTGTCAGGAAATTTTATTAAAAAAATTAATAGAAAATTTTGATAAAAAATATCCTAAATTCTATTAGAAAATAAGAAAATTTAGAAAGTGAGAAAGGGAAATTTTGATGAAAAGATGCTTGTCAGGCTTATTAGGAATTATTTTGTTATTTTTTGTAATGACAATTGTTTATTGCCTATACTGTCTTTTTAAAATATTTGTTAATAAATACATACCTTTTTTTGAAGCGCTGATTTTTTTAGGGATATGTAGTGGTTGGACATATGGATTAAATAGATATGATAAAAAAAATTTTGAAAAAGAAAAAGATAATAGTAGAAGCAGATTTGCACCAAAAGAAAAGAAAGAGCCTTCAAATAAAGAATTACTGTCAGCCCTTTTTCTCGCATATATTCCAGCAATTATAACAATTTATCTTGGAAATGCGACTGAACTGGCATATTTTATAAGTTCAGCTAAGAAAACAAAATTTACAGCAGAGTTTTTTTATTCGTTAAATGAAATTTTTAATCAACAATTTTTTTACAGAAATTTATTAATAATATCAGTAACTTTTATAATATTTGGGACTTTTTTTAGTTTTAGAGTAGTTACAGAATATATGAAGAAGAAAAAAGAAGAGCTGGAACAATAGAATAATTATTAAAGATAATTGTTTAATAAAATTTTTGAAGGAGAGGCAATTATGAATTTTATTACCGTAAAAAATTTGAGTTTTAAATATCCTAATGGTACAGAAAATGTACTTAATGATATTTCTTTTAAAGTTGAAAAAGGAGAAAAAGTAGCAATTATTGGACAAAATGGAGCTGGGAAAACGACATTAGTAAAAATGTTAAATGGACTTTTGAAACCGACTAGTGGTGATGTAATTGTCGATGAGTGGAACACACAAAAATATTCCGTAGCAAAAATGAGTAAAAAGGTTGGGTATGTTTTTCAAAATCCGATGGATCAAATTTTTCATAACAATGTTTATGATGAAATTGCTTTTGGTGCAAAAAAATTGAAGTTTTCTGAGGAAAAAATAAAAAAATTAGTGGAAGATGCAATGAAATTGACAAAATTGGAAAAATTTTCAAAGGAAAATCCGTATAATTTGCCATATTCGATGAGAAAGTTTGTTACGATTGCGGCTGTGATAGCGATGGATGTTGAGGTGATTGTGATGGATGAACCGACTGCAGGGCAAGATTTTAAAGGAATGAAAATTTTGCATGATTTGATTGATGAATTGCAAAAGAGAGGGAAAACGATTGTTACAATTACGCATGATATGGAATTTGTTGTGAATAATTTTGACAGAATAGTTGTTATGACAAATGGAAAAATAATCGCTGACGGAAATAAAAGAGAGATTTTTTGGAATTTGGAAGTTTTAAATAAGGCTATGTTAAAACAGCCATATATAAGTGACTTGGCACGAGAAATTGATTTAAATAAAAATGTCTTGTCAATTGAAGAATTTGTGGAAAGTTATTAGTTTTACTGGGGGTGAGAGTGTGAGTTCATATTCTTTGCTTTACAAAAATATTGATGAAATAAAAATTAAAGGAGTTACAAAAACAAATCTTCCAAAATTAAAAAAATTAGGAATTTTTTCACTTTATGATTTGTTTTATCATTTTCCGAGAGCTTATGAAAATAGAGATAATTATAAAAAGATAAACGAAGTTTTGGACGAGGAATTTGTCATTTTAAAAGGGACGATTGTAAATATTGTAAGTAGATTTGCTAAAAGAGGAATGGTGATGGTATCGGCGGTTTTGAGTGATGAGACTGGAATGATGGAACTTCTTTGGTTTAATAATCGGTATGTTAAAAGCAATGTAAAAGTTGGAAATGAAATTATGGTTTACGGAAAAGTTAAAAAAGGGATGAAAATGCAAATTATAAATCCTGAATATAAAAAAATTGATGAAAAAAGTTTTGAAATAAAAAAAGAAAATCAAATTTTGCCAATTTATCCGTCAACAGAATCTTTAAGACAAATTTCAATAAGAAAAATTATTGAGGATGCACTAAATAATTATGGATATTTGCTTTATGAAAATATGCCAAATGAATTTTTGAAAAAAGAGAAAATTATCGGCAGAAAAGAAGCAATGTTAAATATTCATTTTCCAGAAAATGAAAAGAAAAAAGAACAAGCTCAAAAAAGATTTATGTTTGAAGAAATTTTGCTTTTGGAAATGGGGATTTTGCAAAATAGATTTCAAAGTGAAAAAAATAATAAAAATGTTTATAAATTAGAAGATAAAAAAAGTCTTGTTTCAAAATTTATAAAAAATTTACCTTATGAACTTACAAAAGCACAAAAAACTGTGATAACGGAAATTTATAAAGAATTAAAAGCTGGAAAAATTGTAAATAGACTTATTCAAGGTGATGTCGGTTCAGGAAAAACAATTGTTTCATTTGTAATTCTTCTCTATATGATTGAAAATGGCTATCAAGGTGCGATAATGGCGCCGACAGAAATTCTTTCAATTCAGCATTATTTGGGAATTATAGATGAATTTTCAAAACTTGACATAAGAGTTGAGCTTTTAACGGCAAGTGTTAAAGGGAAAAAAAGAGAAAAATTACTTAATGAGATAAAAGAAGGACTTGTGAATATTGTGATTGGGACGCATTCTTTAATTGAAGAAGATGTGGTTTTTAAAAATCTTGGATTAATTGTAATTGATGAACAGCATAAATTTGGAGTAAGACAGAGAAAATTACTAAGAGATAAAGGAAATCTGGCAAATCTTATAGTTATGAGTGCGACTCCGATTCCCCGTTCTTTAGCGCTTACGATTTATGGAGATTTGGATGTTTCAATAATTGATGAATTGCCGAGCGGTCGCTCTCCAATTAAGACTAAATGGATAAAAGATGAAATTGAAAAACAGAAAATGTATGATTTTATCGACAGAATGATAGAAAAAGGAAGACAAGTTTATATTGTTTCACCGCTAATCGAAGAAAGTGAAACTTTGAATGTAAAATCGGCTCAGGAAACTTTTGAAGAATACAAAGATATTTTTCCTAATAGAAGAATAGATATTATTCACGGGCGACAAAAATATAAGGAAAAACAGGAAGTTATGGAAAAGTTTAAAAATCATAAAATTGATATTTTGGTGTCGACAACCGTCATTGAAGTTGGAGTGAATGTGCCAAATGCTACAGTTATGGTAATTCGGGATGCACAAAGATTTGGACTTTCGTCACTTCATCAGTTAAGAGGTCGTGTTGGTAGGGGAAGCCATAAATCTTATTGTTTTTTGGAATCTCAAACGAATAATGAAGTTTCGGCAAGAAGACTTGAAGTTATGGAAAGTACAACGGATGGTTTTAAAATTGCAGAAGAAGATTTGAAACTGAGAAATTCTGGAGAAATTTTGGGGATAAAGCAAAGCGGTGTGTCAGATATGGTTTTTACTGATATTGTAAGAAATGTTAAAGAAATTAAAAAAGTTCACGATTTTGTCATTTGGTATTTGGAAAAAAATAATGGGCAAATTGAGAATGAGTTTTTGAAAATGGATATTTATAAAAAGTTTTTTCGTGCAGAATAAGAGTAAAATTATAAAAAAATAGTGTTTTTTATAATAGAAAAGGGTCTTTATCCCTTGTCAAAAAAATAAAAAATAAGGAGAATTTTGTGAAACAGTATGTAGCGGATTTTGGGCTGTTAATAGTCGGAATATTATGGGGACTTGGGTTTGTATTTGTAAAAATCGGTTTAAATACGGGAATTAATCCATTTTATCTATCGGCGCTGAGATTTTTAGTCGGTGGAATTTTGTTTTATTTTGTTTTTTTTAAAAAGATGAAAAAATTTAGGAAAAAAGATATTGTTGCTGGACTTGTTGTCGGTACTTTTCAATTTTTGGGCTACGCTTTTCAAACTTATGGCGCAATGATTACGACGGCTAGTAAAAACGCATTTTTCACTTCGATAAATGTGATCGTCGTGCCATATATCTTTTGGATTTTACATAAAAAAAAGCCTAAAATAATGACTTTTATTAAATAGTGCAAGAACACTCGCGACTTTAGTCGTGAGATGAATTGTACGAAAATTTTAGTAAGCATATAGGGAAACTTGTATGTAGACACGGAGCAAAACCGTGCAACAAAGAAACTGAATTGCTGGGAACTCTTAAAGCTAGTATGACCACAACATAATACCTAGGTAATAATATATGGTATAAGTGTGATGGTGGCGAAAGCAGAAAAAATATACTAGATGGTGCAAGGTTAAATCCTAAACATTATGATAATAGACAATCAGCAGCTAAGCCTGAAAAGGAAAGTTCAACGGCTATCCCTCGTGAGGGGAGTACAATACAAGCGATAGGTATTGGAAGTGGTTTCGCCTAAGTCCTTGAAATAGGATATGGATAAGATATAGTCTGTGCTTGTTAGAGATAACAAGAAGTTCATGAGAGAACTGCATAAGTAGTAGCGCACTTATGTGAACGACGCTTCCCGCTGTTGTGGGGTTTTAAAAACTTTAAAAATATTTAAAAAATATTACTTTTTAATAGATAAAATGTAGGATATATAGTATAATATCTCTGATGAAAAGGAGGTGATATCTATGTATTTAACTTTAAAACAACAGGTAAAACATCTTAGTAAAAAGGAGTTTAGAAATTTAAAATATTTGTGCCATATAGCTAAGAATTTAAAGAATCAGGCTACATACAATGTTAGACAATACTATTTTAAAAATAAAAAGTATTTAAGTTATAACGAAAACTATAAGATGCTTAAAAATAGTGAGAACTATAAGAAGTTAAATTCCAATATGGCTCAACAAATTCTAAAAGAAGTAGACGGAAGTTTCAAATCATTTTTTGGACTTTTGAAACTTGCTAAGAATGGTCAATATAATTTTAAAGATATAAAATTACCTAAATATCTTGATAAAGATGGTTTTATAACTCTTGTTATAGGTTTTGTTAGATTAAAAGATGATATTCTGATAGTTCCTTATTCA
This genomic stretch from Leptotrichia sp. oral taxon 218 harbors:
- a CDS encoding EamA family transporter, whose product is MKQYVADFGLLIVGILWGLGFVFVKIGLNTGINPFYLSALRFLVGGILFYFVFFKKMKKFRKKDIVAGLVVGTFQFLGYAFQTYGAMITTASKNAFFTSINVIVVPYIFWILHKKKPKIMTFIK
- a CDS encoding energy-coupling factor ABC transporter ATP-binding protein; protein product: MGIEIKNFSYKYPLEDKNVLENLNLKIEKGEFWAVIGKNGSGKTTLCNALRRFVPDFYKGEVTGEIVVDGKNLKDFSPKELVTKIGFVFQNPFTQISGVKDTVFEEIAYGLENLAVEKEKIIKRVNETLKLLEIEHLKDKNPQEMSGGQKQRVALASIIVMDPEILVIDEPTSQLDPKGTQDIFKIINIMAKKGKTIILVEHKLELIAEYAEKILVLDEGKIILSGKASEVLNNKSLLEKGIGMTQYSMLAYKLEKAGKAKFEEIPITKEKTVELLKK
- a CDS encoding MarR family transcriptional regulator is translated as MYENFSKHIGKLVCRHGAKPCNKETELLGTLKASMTTT
- a CDS encoding energy-coupling factor ABC transporter ATP-binding protein, which produces MNFITVKNLSFKYPNGTENVLNDISFKVEKGEKVAIIGQNGAGKTTLVKMLNGLLKPTSGDVIVDEWNTQKYSVAKMSKKVGYVFQNPMDQIFHNNVYDEIAFGAKKLKFSEEKIKKLVEDAMKLTKLEKFSKENPYNLPYSMRKFVTIAAVIAMDVEVIVMDEPTAGQDFKGMKILHDLIDELQKRGKTIVTITHDMEFVVNNFDRIVVMTNGKIIADGNKREIFWNLEVLNKAMLKQPYISDLAREIDLNKNVLSIEEFVESY
- the recG gene encoding ATP-dependent DNA helicase RecG; translated protein: MSSYSLLYKNIDEIKIKGVTKTNLPKLKKLGIFSLYDLFYHFPRAYENRDNYKKINEVLDEEFVILKGTIVNIVSRFAKRGMVMVSAVLSDETGMMELLWFNNRYVKSNVKVGNEIMVYGKVKKGMKMQIINPEYKKIDEKSFEIKKENQILPIYPSTESLRQISIRKIIEDALNNYGYLLYENMPNEFLKKEKIIGRKEAMLNIHFPENEKKKEQAQKRFMFEEILLLEMGILQNRFQSEKNNKNVYKLEDKKSLVSKFIKNLPYELTKAQKTVITEIYKELKAGKIVNRLIQGDVGSGKTIVSFVILLYMIENGYQGAIMAPTEILSIQHYLGIIDEFSKLDIRVELLTASVKGKKREKLLNEIKEGLVNIVIGTHSLIEEDVVFKNLGLIVIDEQHKFGVRQRKLLRDKGNLANLIVMSATPIPRSLALTIYGDLDVSIIDELPSGRSPIKTKWIKDEIEKQKMYDFIDRMIEKGRQVYIVSPLIEESETLNVKSAQETFEEYKDIFPNRRIDIIHGRQKYKEKQEVMEKFKNHKIDILVSTTVIEVGVNVPNATVMVIRDAQRFGLSSLHQLRGRVGRGSHKSYCFLESQTNNEVSARRLEVMESTTDGFKIAEEDLKLRNSGEILGIKQSGVSDMVFTDIVRNVKEIKKVHDFVIWYLEKNNGQIENEFLKMDIYKKFFRAE